In Fusarium falciforme chromosome 9, complete sequence, the following are encoded in one genomic region:
- a CDS encoding CHAT domain-containing protein — translation MADMEFFQLDLRAYVGEGSPEEIESAIALCEWRDEEDPGGEQARDMLVATLLDLFESGSSRYHLDSALNLAQELYELGVTIGNDNRQTQRASNYAKALGHRYWEDGDPEDLHKAIKLSDEAVSASPQARSILGRPRGTILLDPSIEIHALNTLAARLEERFQMAGSLGDLDRSIDIRERLIAAVPWEEWQASRAEWLLNLAASLQRRYEQDEGDSRSDIDRAVELSEEALSYASDNSLLTSRALCTLANALGGRAGVTQQANDLDRAIQSLREAQEKDPTNHASALEIGVNLAMRLFQRYEMTDSETMTDLDKAMDVARSTLDGTPDDHPMNAHLQNFLGLFLYARFCRSASESVAEEALGHFRQALRSPHYPSVFHRVQAGRIMLRICCDMARWQEAYEASLEAIELIPKLSSRAIRISDKQRLLSADDVVGFGADAAAAALLSGQDGYAALRLLEMGRQSLAASVAELRPDLVALRRDYPELAERVDSLRDELQDDSPRQHAASGEFDALLDEIRQKEGFERFLEPPSNEEIHEAARGHLIVLTVSAYRGVDAILIERDRVHVLNLNGVTLEDLEKWSRNLQRPAVLRWLWDSIAKPVLDELRLTRPSPDGCLPRIWWIPTGILSRFPFHAAGYHSKGLTDSVIDLAVSSYSSSIKALVDGRRRASSLPRPKESKALLVAIANAPNRSLLRGAVKEVQTVEALFASKDFDSVRLGDSRVHKQDVLQRLKTCQIFHFAGHGVENISDPLRSALLLHDWETDPLTVGDVLEVNLSDGNPFLAYLSACETGQVSKSKFRDESVHLIGAYQLAGFRHVIGTLWVVDDDDSVMMATATYENMLEDMTDESVCRSLHKAALRLRNDTRLPNVGADQSGARKCVFVDSSADESGEDGASWIPFVHFGV, via the coding sequence ATGGCAGACATGGAATTCTTCCAATTGGATCTCCGGGCTTATGTCGGGGAAGGATCTCCCGAAGAGATAGAGAGCGCCATTGCGCTTTGCGAATGGCGCGATGAGGAAGATCCAGGAGGAGAACAGGCACGAGACATGCTTGTCGCAACCCTCTTGGATCTTTTCGAGTCAGGCAGTTCCAGGTATCACCTAGACTCTGCTCTCAACCTCGCCCAAGAGCTTTACGAGCTTGGAGTCACAATTGGAAACGACAACCGTCAAACCCAGCGCGCGAGCAATTACGCCAAGGCCTTAGGGCATCGGTACTGGGAAGACGGAGATCCTGAAGACCTCCACAAGGCAATCAAGCTCAGCGATGAAGCAGTGAGTGCTTCACCACAAGCTAGATCCATTCTGGGCAGACCCAGAGGCACCATCCTACTCGACCCTAGCATTGAGATCCATGCCTTAAACACCCTGGCGGCCAGACTCGAGGAGCGTTTCCAAATGGCAGGGTCCTTGGGCGACCTGGACCGCTCCATTGACATCAGGGAAAGGCTCATTGCGGCTGTTCCCTGGGAAGAATGGCAGGCCAGCCGGGCGGAGTGGCTTCTAAACCTCGCTGCCAGTTTGCAAAGACGCTACGAGCAGGACGAAGGCGACTCTCGCAGCGATATAGACAGAGCCGTCGAGCTGTCAGAGGAGGCACTCAGCTATGCAAGCGATAATTCCCTTTTGACGTCCCGCGCGCTGTGTACACTTGCAAATGCGCTTGGCGGACGAGCCGGGGTCACACAGCAGGCGAACGACCTTGACAGGGCCATTCAATCACTTCGAGAGGCACAGGAGAAGGACCCAACCAATCACGCCAGTGCCTTGGAGATTGGTGTCAACCTCGCGATGCGCCTCTTCCAAAGATACGAAATGACCGACTCGGAGACAATGACCGACCTTGATAAGGCGATGGACGTTGCAAGATCAACACTTGACGGAACACCAGATGACCATCCCATGAACGCCCACCTGCAAAACTTCCTAGGCCTGTTCTTATACGCCCGCTTCTGCCGGTCTGCGTCAGAGTCAGTGGCGGAGGAGGCACTGGGCCACTTCAGACAAGCCCTCCGCAGCCCCCATTACCCGTCGGTCTTCCACCGCGTGCAAGCCGGCCGGATAATGCTCCGTATCTGCTGCGACATGGCCAGGTGGCAGGAGGCGTACGAGGCCTCCCTCGAAGCCATCGAGCTGATCCCCAAGCTCTCGTCACGCGCGATCCGAATCTCAGACAAGCAGCGGCTGCTCAGCGCCGACGACGTCGTAGGTTTCGGTGCTGACGCCGCGGCTGCGGCTCTCCTAAGCGGCCAGGATGGATACGCGGCTCTTCGCCTGCTTGAGATGGGCCGTCAGTCACTGGCCGCCTCCGTGGCCGAGTTGCGTCCCGATCTGGTCGCGCTCCGCAGAGACTACCCTGAGCTCGCCGAGCGGGTTGACTCGCTCCGGGACGAGCTACAGGACGACTCACCGCGACAACACGCTGCAAGTGGCGAGTTTGATGCCCTTTTGGACGAAATTCGCCAAAAGGAGGGATTCGAGCGCTTCCTGGAGCCGCCAAGCAATGAGGAAATCCATGAGGCGGCGCGGGGCCATCTTATCGTTCTCACTGTGAGCGCGTACCGAGGTGTCGATGCCATCCTGATCGAGAGGGATAGAGTCCACGTCTTGAACCTCAACGGGGTTACGCTTGAAGATCTGGAAAAATGGTCCAGGAACCTGCAGAGGCCTGCTGTGCTCAGGTGGCTCTGGGATTCCATCGCCAAGCCGGTCCTAGACGAACTCCGCCTTACTCGGCCGTCGCCGGACGGGTGCCTGCCACGTATTTGGTGGATTCCCACTGGCATCTTGAGCAGGTTCCCTTTTCACGCCGCGGGTTATCACTCTAAGGGTTTGACGGATAGTGTCATTGACCTTGCCGTATCGTCATACAGCTCATCAATCAAGGCCCTCGTTGACGGCCGGCGTCGTGCATCTTCTCTTCCACGACCAAAAGAAAGCAAAGCGCTTCTAGTAGCCATAGCTAACGCACCAAACCGCTCCCTTCTGAGAGGCGCGGTCAAGGAGGTCCAGACGGTAGAGGCCCTCTTCGCATCCAAGGATTTCGACAGTGTCAGGCTCGGCGATAGCAGGGTGCACAAACAAGACGTCCTCCAGCGTCTCAAAACCTGCCAGATCTTCCACTTTGCAGGCCACGGCGTGGAGAATATCTCCGACCCTTTGCGCAGTGCATTGCTGCTGCATGACTGGGAAACAGATCCCTTGACTGTGGGCGACGTTCTCGAAGTGAATCTGAGCGACGGCAACCCTTTCTTGGCATACCTTTCCGCATGTGAGACTGGCCAGGTTTCCAAGTCAAAGTTTCGAGATGAGAGCGTTCATCTCATCGGCGCATACCAGTTAGCTGGGTTCCGCCACGTCATTGGAACCCTGTGGGTggttgatgacgacgacagcgTTATGATGGCGACAGCCACGTATGAGAATATGCTTGAGGACATGACAGATGAATCCGTGTGCCGTAGCCTTCACAAGGCTGCTTTAAGGCTGCGGAATGACACGAGGCTTCCAAATGTAGGAGCAGATCAGAGTGGTGCAAGAAAGTGTGTATTCGTGGACTCTAGCGCGGATGAGTCGGGCGAGGACGGAGCAAGTTGGATCCCTTTTGTCCATTTTGGCGTGTGA